A window of Natrinema versiforme contains these coding sequences:
- a CDS encoding signal peptidase I, producing MTAATLAKRGVGLAIALVVVLLLVGQLLGQPILLGYVATGSMEPTMDAGDGFVAIPSIAAGDVEEGDVVVYQARDLHDGGLTTHRVVGETEEGYVTKGDANPFTDQDGGEPHVTEGQIVAEVLQGHGTVVTVPYLGSAIMGVQGLAERAYGTVAPILGLTTTASSNGLGSMLVAAGVAMLGFGTLLERLGPSRREVTRSRSRENVIAFWTALGLVLFVFVTFATAAMVVPSGTTEYELVSTETPGDDPQIVAPGGTTELSRTVDNAGYLPVVVVHEAESGGISTDPSQQTIGIRDSGETTVTLSTPEETGEYTRHLGEYRYLAVLPPSVLGWLHTLHPLAAIAAVNGVIVGVSVAIVLVIFGSGDIRYRSAGDHVSLSTRLERKLRKWLRNRE from the coding sequence ATGACCGCCGCCACGCTCGCTAAGCGGGGAGTCGGGCTCGCAATCGCGCTGGTCGTCGTCCTCCTGCTGGTCGGCCAACTCCTCGGGCAGCCGATCCTGCTGGGCTACGTCGCGACCGGCAGCATGGAGCCGACGATGGACGCCGGCGACGGGTTCGTCGCGATACCCAGCATCGCCGCGGGCGATGTCGAGGAAGGCGACGTGGTCGTCTATCAGGCCAGAGATCTCCACGACGGCGGGCTGACGACCCACCGCGTCGTCGGCGAGACGGAGGAGGGGTACGTCACGAAGGGTGACGCGAACCCGTTTACCGATCAGGACGGCGGCGAACCTCACGTCACCGAGGGCCAGATCGTCGCCGAGGTCTTGCAGGGACACGGCACCGTCGTCACCGTTCCGTACCTCGGGAGCGCGATCATGGGTGTGCAGGGACTCGCGGAGCGGGCCTACGGGACGGTCGCGCCGATACTCGGGTTGACGACGACCGCGTCCTCGAACGGCCTCGGCTCCATGCTCGTCGCGGCCGGCGTCGCCATGCTCGGCTTCGGCACGCTGCTCGAGCGACTCGGGCCGTCTCGGCGCGAGGTGACGCGCTCGCGGTCGCGCGAGAACGTCATCGCGTTCTGGACCGCGCTCGGCCTCGTGTTGTTCGTGTTCGTCACGTTCGCGACCGCGGCGATGGTCGTCCCGTCGGGCACCACCGAGTACGAACTCGTCAGTACCGAGACCCCCGGCGACGACCCACAGATCGTCGCGCCCGGTGGGACGACGGAACTCTCTCGCACCGTCGACAACGCCGGCTACCTGCCGGTGGTGGTCGTCCACGAGGCGGAGAGCGGGGGGATCAGCACCGATCCCTCACAGCAGACGATCGGGATACGCGACAGCGGCGAGACGACGGTGACGCTGTCGACCCCCGAGGAGACGGGCGAGTACACGCGCCACCTCGGCGAGTACCGGTATCTCGCCGTGTTACCGCCGTCAGTGCTGGGCTGGCTTCACACTCTACACCCGCTCGCCGCCATCGCGGCGGTAAACGGCGTCATCGTCGGGGTATCCGTCGCAATCGTGCTCGTGATCTTCGGCAGCGGCGACATCCGCTACCGGTCCGCGGGCGATCACGTCTCGCTCTCGACTCGGCTCGAGCGGAAACTCCGGAAGTGGCTCCGGAATCGAGAGTAG
- a CDS encoding CARDB domain-containing protein: MVSARILFAAAALCFLFAFAAPTMALAIGEDSASDDVVFEPVDERYATIENGNLTLDIGVYGDAMTTIEDVFTIRIGEDADDIGAIWIDHDVDGVTFYAGGSPITDESRLEPAPGETVTVGVSINTHIAPTGTKTFTVHAISEDETENRNDVTSSPPGGVTVESLSVDPHSLETGQTVTVNATYRNFGETETITPRLTVDGTVVDQRSIDLEPGETETVSFERRMDWPGAYEVGIAGVGTESVTVEGPPIDVVDATIDDAELTAGESTAVRATVRNPTNTAVDRTLEVAVDGTVVDSRAVTIPANGERTVVFERRFDEVGTYEIGVSGVGAGTVTVSEPETFSIRNRELSAAIAPPATAGLLFLAMAANRRWAFVQ; this comes from the coding sequence ATGGTCTCAGCACGGATTCTGTTCGCTGCAGCCGCGCTTTGCTTTCTCTTCGCATTTGCAGCCCCGACTATGGCGCTTGCGATAGGCGAAGATTCGGCGAGCGACGACGTCGTTTTCGAGCCGGTTGACGAACGATACGCGACGATCGAAAACGGCAACCTCACGCTCGACATCGGCGTGTACGGCGATGCGATGACAACTATCGAAGACGTGTTCACGATTCGCATCGGGGAGGACGCTGACGACATCGGGGCGATTTGGATCGATCACGATGTCGACGGTGTGACCTTTTATGCCGGTGGCTCTCCGATCACCGACGAGTCGAGACTCGAGCCGGCACCCGGTGAAACCGTCACCGTGGGCGTGTCGATTAATACCCATATCGCACCCACGGGTACGAAAACGTTCACCGTGCACGCTATCTCCGAAGACGAGACCGAGAACCGGAACGATGTCACCTCCTCGCCTCCGGGTGGAGTCACTGTCGAGTCCCTCTCGGTCGACCCGCATTCGCTCGAGACCGGCCAGACGGTAACGGTGAACGCGACCTACCGAAACTTCGGCGAAACTGAGACGATAACGCCGCGCCTGACCGTCGACGGGACCGTCGTCGACCAGCGGTCGATCGACCTCGAGCCGGGAGAGACGGAGACGGTCAGTTTCGAGCGGCGGATGGACTGGCCCGGGGCGTACGAGGTCGGAATCGCGGGCGTCGGCACCGAATCGGTGACCGTCGAGGGGCCGCCGATCGATGTCGTCGACGCGACTATCGACGACGCGGAACTCACGGCCGGCGAGTCGACCGCGGTTCGGGCGACGGTCAGGAACCCCACAAATACGGCGGTTGATCGCACGCTCGAGGTCGCGGTCGACGGGACCGTCGTCGATAGCCGAGCCGTCACGATTCCGGCGAACGGCGAGCGGACGGTCGTCTTCGAACGGCGGTTCGACGAGGTAGGGACGTACGAAATCGGAGTCAGCGGCGTCGGTGCGGGGACGGTTACTGTCTCCGAGCCGGAGACGTTCTCGATCCGGAACCGGGAGCTCTCGGCGGCGATCGCGCCACCGGCAACGGCGGGGCTGTTGTTCCTCGCGATGGCTGCGAACCGTCGGTGGGCGTTCGTTCAGTAA
- a CDS encoding long-chain-fatty-acid--CoA ligase: MQRPLVVTDFLEQARSYYGDEEAIVGTDGDRFTYAEFGERADRFAAALQDRGIEKGDRVAVLDPNTHYHLEAAFGAMQLGAVHTPLNYRLEPADYEYILSDAGVDAIFADYEYAEKIEAIRDEVPTETFVTNDADAVEGGEAGEARRSSSDSSDVEWEDFDAVLEDAGTEFDQPEMSEDEVITINYTSGTTGDPKGVCRTHRTETLHAYLMSIYHEITDDDTYLWTLPMFHVNGWGHIYAVTGMGATHVCTRGVNPDEVVSSIREEDVSFLCAAPAVLNQLIDYYESEGEPAMMGDQQVRVTTAGSAPPEATIRAVEDRFGWYLKHLYGATETGPLITISDAKRLMTDDNRFEIKKRQGMGVLGTDVRVVDEDGEDVPRDDQTLGEIVVRGNQIMDRYWNKPEETETAFNDRAEGYYHTGDLATVDENGMIAIRDRKKDIIISGGENISSIELEDTLFDHDAVADAAVIPAPSDEWGETPKAFVVPSNGDPDDPPVSADELTEFTRDRLASYKVVRRVEYVAELPTTATGKTQKYELRQREWADEDRMIGEG; encoded by the coding sequence ATGCAACGGCCACTCGTTGTCACCGATTTCCTCGAGCAGGCGCGGAGCTACTACGGGGACGAGGAAGCGATCGTGGGGACCGACGGCGACCGATTCACCTACGCCGAGTTCGGCGAGCGGGCCGACCGGTTCGCTGCGGCGCTGCAGGATCGGGGCATCGAAAAGGGCGACCGCGTCGCCGTCCTCGACCCGAACACGCACTACCACCTCGAGGCGGCCTTCGGCGCGATGCAACTCGGCGCGGTCCACACACCGCTCAATTACCGGCTCGAGCCGGCCGACTACGAGTACATCCTTTCGGACGCGGGCGTCGACGCGATTTTCGCCGATTACGAGTACGCCGAGAAGATCGAAGCGATCCGCGACGAGGTGCCGACGGAGACGTTCGTGACGAACGATGCAGACGCCGTCGAGGGCGGTGAGGCCGGCGAAGCCAGGCGATCCTCGTCGGACTCGTCCGACGTAGAGTGGGAAGACTTCGACGCGGTGCTCGAGGATGCGGGAACCGAGTTTGATCAGCCGGAAATGAGCGAGGACGAGGTCATCACGATCAACTACACCTCGGGGACGACGGGGGATCCGAAGGGCGTCTGTCGCACGCACCGGACCGAGACGCTCCACGCCTATCTGATGTCGATCTACCACGAAATCACCGACGACGACACCTACCTGTGGACGCTGCCGATGTTCCACGTCAACGGCTGGGGCCACATCTACGCGGTGACCGGCATGGGTGCCACCCACGTCTGTACGCGCGGAGTCAACCCCGACGAGGTCGTCTCCTCGATCCGCGAGGAGGATGTCTCCTTCCTCTGTGCCGCCCCGGCGGTGCTCAACCAGTTGATCGATTATTATGAGAGTGAGGGTGAGCCGGCGATGATGGGTGACCAGCAGGTCCGGGTCACGACCGCCGGCAGCGCACCGCCGGAGGCGACGATCCGGGCCGTCGAGGATCGCTTTGGCTGGTACCTGAAACACCTCTACGGGGCGACCGAGACGGGGCCGCTGATCACCATCTCCGACGCGAAGCGGCTCATGACCGACGACAACCGCTTCGAGATCAAGAAACGGCAGGGGATGGGCGTCCTCGGCACCGACGTTCGCGTCGTCGACGAGGACGGCGAGGATGTCCCCCGCGACGATCAGACCCTCGGCGAGATCGTCGTCCGGGGCAACCAGATCATGGACCGCTACTGGAACAAGCCCGAGGAGACCGAGACGGCCTTCAACGACCGTGCCGAGGGCTACTACCACACGGGCGACCTCGCAACGGTCGACGAAAACGGCATGATCGCGATCCGGGACCGCAAGAAGGACATCATCATCTCCGGCGGCGAGAACATCTCGAGCATCGAACTCGAGGACACCCTCTTCGACCACGATGCGGTCGCGGACGCGGCGGTGATTCCCGCGCCGAGCGACGAGTGGGGCGAGACGCCGAAGGCGTTCGTCGTGCCGTCGAACGGCGATCCCGACGATCCGCCGGTCTCGGCCGACGAACTGACTGAGTTCACTCGCGATCGACTCGCGAGTTACAAGGTCGTCCGCCGCGTCGAGTACGTCGCGGAACTGCCGACGACCGCGACCGGGAAAACGCAGAAGTACGAACTGCGCCAGCGCGAGTGGGCCGACGAGGACCGGATGATCGGCGAGGGGTGA
- a CDS encoding UPF0146 family protein, with the protein MAHSRRNLDAIIDYVDEYEQVVEIGIGRRTEVARALAKRGVSVTATDVHDRDVPAGVQFVRDDIVDPDPSVYADADAVYARNLPPELHRPALEAARAADADFLFTTLGGDQPAVPVERVTIETGTLYVARTLSE; encoded by the coding sequence GTGGCCCACTCTCGCCGGAATCTCGATGCAATAATCGATTACGTTGACGAGTACGAACAGGTAGTCGAGATCGGGATCGGCCGGCGGACCGAGGTGGCTCGAGCGCTCGCAAAACGCGGCGTTTCCGTCACCGCGACGGACGTCCACGATCGCGACGTGCCGGCGGGTGTGCAATTCGTCCGCGACGATATCGTCGACCCCGACCCGTCGGTCTACGCCGACGCGGACGCGGTGTACGCGCGGAATCTCCCGCCGGAGCTCCACCGCCCGGCGCTCGAGGCGGCGCGGGCGGCCGACGCCGACTTCCTGTTCACGACGCTGGGCGGCGATCAGCCCGCGGTGCCGGTCGAACGGGTGACGATCGAGACGGGGACGCTGTACGTGGCTCGCACGCTTTCGGAGTAA
- a CDS encoding NAD+ synthase — MSVDRKTFVYSGIERTNGPFLTDRRSLEALRERIVADIQTRVADAGADGVVVAMSGGIDSTLTAALAVDAVGNDRVLGLGLPCTKTDGAHVSDARTIAEGMGIEFEEIQLRPLLEAFDGTVASALESDAESGTPNERTHEIGNVTARLRMIVAYYAANRQSRLVIGTANRSERLLGYFTKYGDGAADAYPIGDCYKTEVRALAKHVGLPRRIVSKEPTAGFWATQTDAGELGARYDVIDPLLYRLVERGLPLEDAIGELRIDRETAEDIAARYADTAHKRTTPPTPGIAGRDDERVGDGTDSLE, encoded by the coding sequence ATGAGTGTCGATAGGAAAACGTTCGTCTATTCAGGAATCGAACGCACGAACGGGCCGTTTCTGACGGACCGCCGGTCGCTCGAGGCGCTCCGCGAGCGAATCGTAGCCGATATCCAGACGCGGGTCGCCGACGCCGGAGCCGACGGCGTCGTCGTGGCCATGAGCGGCGGGATCGACTCGACGCTGACGGCGGCGCTGGCGGTCGACGCCGTCGGAAACGACCGCGTGCTCGGGCTGGGACTGCCCTGTACCAAAACCGATGGGGCCCACGTCAGCGACGCCCGCACGATCGCCGAGGGAATGGGCATCGAGTTCGAGGAAATTCAGTTGCGACCGCTCCTCGAGGCCTTCGACGGAACGGTCGCAAGCGCCCTCGAGTCGGACGCCGAGAGCGGCACGCCAAACGAACGGACCCACGAGATCGGGAACGTCACCGCGAGGTTGCGGATGATCGTCGCCTACTACGCGGCGAATCGCCAGTCCCGACTCGTCATCGGCACCGCGAACCGCTCGGAGCGACTGCTCGGCTACTTCACCAAGTACGGCGACGGCGCGGCCGACGCCTATCCGATCGGCGACTGCTACAAGACGGAGGTCCGGGCGCTCGCGAAACACGTCGGGCTCCCCCGCCGGATCGTCAGCAAGGAACCGACGGCGGGCTTTTGGGCCACACAGACCGACGCCGGCGAACTCGGCGCGCGGTACGATGTCATCGATCCGCTGCTCTATCGACTCGTCGAGAGGGGGCTCCCGCTCGAGGACGCTATCGGCGAACTGCGGATCGATCGCGAGACGGCCGAAGACATCGCGGCTCGCTACGCCGACACCGCACACAAACGGACGACGCCGCCGACGCCGGGAATCGCCGGCCGCGACGACGAGCGGGTCGGTGACGGCACGGATTCACTCGAATAA
- a CDS encoding DUF5305 domain-containing protein, whose protein sequence is MIDNPRLELLLVKQGRAIAIALIVIGALAIVATGWAVANPETTTSPQFDEERVATDAQTSALVSENGTLWTEGDRLTDSSVYVLNTSPELTVEPETTLRNETGGVPVEDGDVTHELRLRFEAIRDGDSFWNESHRVLRDSPSVENGVATSETPIDMESYRERQRQLEREVSGIGSVELTMELRVEYDTGHHRGTFTTETPVVITDDAYWLEGSLSDSAAHSHRSGTERTTESRSPALIGGLSVLGTLSLAGGAIVARRSPTDLEAARRAVHEQRYAEWISRGSIPMWIGDYHVSLDTLEDVVDVAIDTNERVVHDEQRGLFAVVNDGVVYYYSDRGLWEETAWPEMDLEEQPAVIDGDREMSVEEIAELDPSDEFASPDDADGFEDDEDVWNQL, encoded by the coding sequence ATGATCGACAACCCGCGACTCGAGTTGTTGCTCGTCAAACAGGGGCGGGCGATCGCTATCGCGCTGATCGTTATCGGTGCCCTCGCGATCGTCGCGACCGGGTGGGCCGTCGCGAACCCGGAGACGACGACCTCACCCCAGTTCGACGAGGAACGCGTCGCGACTGACGCACAGACGAGCGCGCTGGTCTCCGAGAACGGCACGCTCTGGACCGAAGGCGACCGCCTCACGGACAGTTCGGTCTACGTGTTGAACACCTCGCCGGAGCTCACGGTCGAGCCGGAGACGACGCTGCGAAACGAGACCGGCGGCGTCCCGGTCGAGGATGGGGACGTCACCCACGAATTGCGGCTTCGATTCGAGGCGATCCGCGACGGCGATTCGTTCTGGAACGAGTCCCATCGAGTGCTCCGCGACTCGCCGTCGGTCGAGAACGGGGTCGCCACGTCGGAGACGCCGATCGATATGGAGTCCTATCGCGAGCGACAGCGCCAACTCGAGCGGGAAGTCAGCGGTATCGGCTCGGTCGAACTCACGATGGAACTGCGCGTCGAGTACGACACGGGCCACCATCGTGGCACGTTCACGACCGAGACGCCGGTGGTGATCACGGACGACGCCTACTGGCTGGAGGGGTCGCTGTCGGACTCGGCCGCCCACAGCCACCGGAGCGGCACGGAGCGGACGACCGAGTCCCGGAGTCCGGCGCTCATCGGTGGGCTCTCGGTGCTCGGGACGCTCTCGCTCGCCGGTGGGGCGATCGTCGCCCGCCGGTCGCCGACGGACCTCGAGGCCGCCCGCCGCGCGGTCCACGAACAGCGGTACGCCGAGTGGATCTCGCGGGGCTCGATCCCGATGTGGATCGGCGACTACCACGTCTCGCTCGATACCCTCGAGGACGTGGTCGATGTCGCGATCGACACCAACGAGCGCGTCGTCCACGACGAGCAGCGGGGGCTGTTCGCGGTCGTCAACGACGGCGTCGTCTACTACTACAGCGACCGCGGCCTCTGGGAGGAGACCGCGTGGCCGGAGATGGATCTCGAGGAACAGCCGGCCGTCATCGACGGCGACAGGGAGATGTCGGTCGAGGAAATCGCGGAACTCGACCCGAGCGACGAGTTCGCGTCCCCCGACGATGCGGACGGGTTCGAAGACGACGAGGACGTCTGGAACCAACTGTAG
- a CDS encoding ribosome biogenesis/translation initiation ATPase RLI, translating into MADDSIAVVDLDRCQPDRCSYECKNYCPPNRTGKECITLRGEEAAEGQPEQIHISEEICLGESCGICVEKCPFDAIEIINLPQELQDEPVHRYGENAFSLYGLPAPQEGQVTGILGPNGIGKTTAVRILAGELEPNLGRHEESPGWDEVLEAYRGTELQDYIADVRDGDITIAQKPQYVDQIPNQFDGNTRQLLERTDERGALDELVERLSIGPVMDQSIDDLSGGELQRVAIAATLARDTDFYFLDEVTPYLDIGQRVTAARLIRELAEEEDKSVLVVEHDLAILDLLADTLHVAYGEPGAYGVITSPKSVRNGINEYLSGYLDNENMRIRPNPIEFEEHAPRAASKADALVEYPDLTKSYGDGEFSLEVEGGTIRENEVLGIVGPNGIGKSTFAKLLTGNLTPDEGDADLDLDISYKPQYVTIDQHMRVDAFLSSITDQFGSSYWNTEIAQPLQLERIMEQNLSDLSGGERQRVAIAACLSDSADLYLLDEPSAHLDVEQRVQATKAIRRYAEQQDATVMVIDHDIYMMDLLADRLMVFDGEPAVQGRAGQPQPMRDGMNEFLANLDVTFRRDERTSRPRINKPESQLDRQQKSEGEYYYAP; encoded by the coding sequence ATGGCCGACGACAGCATCGCCGTCGTAGACTTAGACCGGTGCCAGCCGGATCGGTGTAGCTACGAGTGCAAGAACTACTGTCCGCCAAATCGTACGGGCAAGGAGTGTATCACCCTCCGCGGCGAGGAGGCCGCGGAGGGCCAGCCCGAGCAGATCCACATCTCCGAGGAGATCTGTCTGGGCGAGAGCTGTGGGATCTGCGTCGAGAAGTGTCCCTTCGACGCCATCGAGATCATCAACCTGCCCCAGGAACTCCAGGACGAACCGGTCCACCGCTACGGCGAGAACGCCTTCTCGCTGTACGGCCTCCCCGCGCCACAGGAGGGGCAGGTCACCGGAATTCTCGGTCCGAACGGGATCGGGAAGACCACCGCCGTGCGCATCCTCGCGGGCGAACTCGAGCCGAACCTCGGTCGCCACGAGGAGTCGCCGGGCTGGGACGAGGTGCTCGAGGCCTACCGCGGGACCGAACTCCAGGATTACATCGCCGACGTACGAGACGGCGACATCACCATCGCACAAAAGCCCCAGTACGTCGACCAGATTCCGAACCAGTTCGACGGGAACACCCGCCAGTTGCTCGAGCGGACCGACGAACGCGGTGCGTTAGACGAGTTAGTCGAGCGGCTCTCGATCGGCCCCGTCATGGATCAGTCGATCGACGACCTCTCGGGCGGGGAACTCCAGCGGGTCGCCATCGCGGCAACGCTCGCTCGGGACACGGACTTCTACTTCCTCGACGAGGTCACGCCGTATCTGGATATCGGCCAGCGCGTGACCGCGGCGCGGCTGATCCGTGAACTCGCCGAGGAGGAAGACAAGTCGGTCCTGGTCGTCGAGCACGACCTCGCGATCCTCGACCTGCTCGCGGACACGCTCCACGTCGCCTACGGTGAGCCGGGTGCCTACGGTGTCATCACCTCGCCCAAGTCCGTCCGTAACGGGATCAACGAGTACCTCTCGGGGTACCTCGACAACGAGAACATGCGGATCCGGCCGAACCCGATCGAGTTCGAGGAACACGCTCCGCGGGCCGCCAGCAAGGCCGATGCACTCGTGGAGTACCCCGACCTCACCAAGAGCTACGGCGACGGCGAGTTCAGCCTCGAGGTCGAGGGCGGGACGATCCGCGAGAACGAGGTGCTGGGGATCGTCGGCCCGAACGGGATCGGGAAGTCGACGTTCGCGAAACTGCTCACCGGGAATCTCACGCCCGACGAGGGCGACGCCGATCTGGACCTCGATATTTCGTACAAACCGCAGTACGTCACCATCGACCAGCACATGCGGGTCGACGCCTTCCTCTCGTCGATCACCGATCAGTTCGGCTCCTCGTACTGGAACACCGAGATCGCCCAGCCGCTCCAACTCGAGCGGATCATGGAGCAGAACCTCTCGGATCTCTCCGGCGGGGAGCGCCAGCGGGTCGCCATCGCGGCCTGTCTCTCCGACTCGGCGGACCTCTACCTGCTCGACGAGCCGTCCGCCCACCTCGACGTCGAACAGCGGGTCCAGGCCACGAAGGCGATCCGACGCTACGCCGAACAGCAGGATGCCACCGTGATGGTCATCGACCACGACATCTACATGATGGACCTGCTGGCCGACCGGCTGATGGTCTTCGACGGCGAGCCCGCCGTGCAGGGTCGCGCCGGCCAACCCCAGCCCATGCGCGACGGCATGAACGAGTTCCTCGCGAACTTGGACGTGACCTTCCGCCGGGACGAGCGCACCTCCCGGCCGCGGATCAACAAACCCGAGTCACAGCTGGATCGCCAGCAGAAAAGCGAGGGCGAGTACTACTACGCGCCGTAA
- a CDS encoding helix-turn-helix domain-containing protein, with translation MAETDGEAIEDLPPSAKLVFKVLEYDGPLTQKQIVEESMLSARTVRYALERLEEIGIVDEDIYFADARQSLYRLEEPVAADGNGVEESPKKDACCAE, from the coding sequence ATGGCAGAGACCGACGGGGAGGCGATCGAAGACTTGCCACCGAGTGCGAAACTCGTCTTCAAGGTTCTCGAGTACGACGGGCCACTGACCCAGAAACAGATCGTCGAGGAATCGATGCTCTCGGCCCGGACGGTACGATACGCGCTCGAGCGCCTCGAAGAGATCGGGATTGTCGACGAGGACATCTACTTCGCCGACGCCCGACAGAGCCTCTACCGGCTCGAGGAACCGGTCGCGGCCGACGGGAACGGCGTCGAGGAGTCTCCGAAGAAAGACGCGTGCTGCGCTGAATAA
- a CDS encoding archaemetzincin family Zn-dependent metalloprotease yields MLVDIVPVGNVPAAVKRAASTALRSVYDCDVSINDSQSVPNGAYDSDRNQYSAETFIQLAERVGRGQKNIAITPHDLFYRRRNYVFGLAYLDGSGSVVSTYRLQTSSDGGFSNQSAADIFEDRVRKEIVHEIGHTYGLEHCDNNRCVMNFSPTVREVDIKEENLCGSCQRLIS; encoded by the coding sequence ATGCTCGTCGATATCGTGCCGGTCGGCAACGTCCCCGCAGCGGTCAAGCGGGCGGCCTCTACCGCGTTGCGATCGGTTTACGACTGCGACGTGTCGATCAACGACTCGCAGTCGGTCCCCAACGGAGCCTACGACTCCGATCGGAACCAGTACTCCGCGGAGACGTTCATCCAACTCGCAGAACGGGTCGGCCGCGGACAGAAAAACATCGCCATCACCCCTCACGATCTCTTCTATCGCCGCCGCAACTACGTCTTCGGGCTCGCCTATCTCGACGGCAGCGGTAGCGTCGTCTCCACGTATCGACTGCAGACCTCGAGCGACGGCGGCTTCTCGAACCAGAGCGCCGCCGACATCTTCGAGGACCGCGTCCGCAAGGAGATCGTCCACGAGATCGGCCACACCTACGGCCTCGAGCACTGCGACAACAACCGCTGTGTCATGAACTTCTCGCCGACCGTCCGCGAAGTCGACATCAAAGAAGAGAACCTCTGTGGCAGCTGTCAACGACTGATTAGCTGA
- a CDS encoding polymer-forming cytoskeletal protein translates to MSGNIVTVFGAVFIVAGAVLLAGPVYGFTSLAADRGVSMETASGENANIGVVPSDSTIDGPNDESEVAVITNNLESDITALEVGVAFSSGGGDLETTVPETIGRNVTGSVLVACSSRGGPRGPETTTVTVTVEEAIADGVTVTGITVESALTYECNPGGSGPPGGNPGGSTVGGGEVRNGDVSSDGDVTSGWDSEITGDVDTGGDASMGDSSTVGGNIDADGTVTTGWDSEVSEDVRAGGDVSTGSLSRVGGDIDADGSVTTGWDSEVGGDITAGGDVTISDSSTVGGKITADGNVETGWNSEVGDDITAGGDVVIGGDSTIRGDINADGDVVVKWGAVVEGDIDAGGSTTISDGADVTGDVESN, encoded by the coding sequence GTGTCCGGAAATATCGTTACCGTCTTCGGAGCCGTATTTATCGTCGCCGGAGCGGTGCTACTTGCCGGTCCAGTCTACGGGTTCACGTCCCTGGCTGCCGATCGCGGCGTCAGCATGGAGACGGCGTCCGGCGAGAACGCGAATATCGGCGTCGTCCCGAGCGACAGCACGATCGACGGGCCAAACGACGAGTCTGAAGTCGCTGTCATCACGAACAACCTCGAGTCGGATATCACCGCTCTCGAGGTCGGCGTCGCGTTCTCGAGCGGCGGGGGCGACCTCGAGACGACCGTTCCGGAGACTATCGGGCGGAACGTCACCGGGTCAGTTCTCGTCGCGTGTAGTAGCCGAGGCGGTCCGCGGGGTCCTGAGACGACGACCGTAACCGTCACCGTCGAAGAAGCGATCGCCGACGGAGTGACGGTGACGGGAATCACCGTAGAAAGCGCGCTTACCTACGAATGTAATCCCGGTGGGTCCGGGCCTCCGGGCGGCAATCCCGGCGGATCGACCGTCGGCGGCGGTGAAGTCAGAAACGGTGATGTCAGCAGTGATGGAGACGTCACCTCGGGGTGGGACTCCGAGATCACCGGCGACGTCGACACGGGCGGTGATGCCTCGATGGGAGACTCGAGTACCGTCGGTGGCAATATCGATGCGGACGGGACCGTGACTACGGGCTGGGACTCCGAGGTCAGCGAGGACGTGAGGGCTGGCGGTGACGTCTCGACGGGGTCCTTGAGTCGGGTCGGCGGTGATATCGACGCAGATGGGTCCGTGACTACGGGCTGGGACTCCGAGGTCGGCGGCGACATAACGGCCGGCGGTGACGTGACGATCAGCGACTCGAGTACGGTCGGCGGCAAAATTACCGCGGACGGAAACGTCGAAACCGGTTGGAACTCCGAGGTCGGAGACGACATCACTGCGGGCGGTGACGTCGTCATCGGTGGGGACAGCACGATCCGCGGCGACATTAACGCCGACGGCGACGTGGTGGTCAAATGGGGTGCAGTCGTCGAAGGGGATATCGATGCCGGCGGCAGTACGACGATCAGCGACGGTGCAGATGTGACGGGTGATGTCGAGTCAAACTGA